One Caulobacter segnis genomic window carries:
- a CDS encoding glycosyltransferase family 4 protein, whose product MRILLATDAWEPQVNGVVRTLSRVVEELRAMGHEVDVVSPDQFPTFPLPTYPEIKLAIGAYEPVQERFKLFEPEAIHIATEGPIGLAARRICLEWKLPFTTSYHTKFPEYVSARLPLPLAAGYTYMRWFHKPSGRLMVATPTMRDELAKHGFRNLSPWSRGVDTDIFKPREEGAPDPFEGLARPIFLNVGRVAVEKNIEAFASLDLPGTKVVIGDGPQREELAEKYPEVKFLGAKFGDELGRYFGAADVFCFPSLTDTFGLVILEAMAAGVPVAAFSAPGPVDIIPGSNAGVLAPGQTDGLKEACLACLDLDRVVVRKFAEKFSWRACAEEFFRNLQPYPEPEKTRFWRRLRRLARLRKKAAA is encoded by the coding sequence ATGCGAATTCTGCTTGCTACCGATGCGTGGGAACCTCAGGTCAACGGGGTGGTCCGCACCCTAAGCCGGGTGGTCGAGGAACTGCGCGCCATGGGCCACGAGGTCGATGTCGTCAGCCCCGACCAGTTCCCGACCTTCCCGCTGCCGACCTACCCCGAGATCAAGCTGGCCATTGGCGCCTACGAGCCGGTGCAGGAACGCTTCAAGCTGTTCGAGCCCGAGGCGATCCACATCGCGACCGAGGGCCCGATCGGCCTGGCCGCCCGCCGGATCTGCCTGGAATGGAAGCTGCCGTTCACGACCAGCTACCACACCAAGTTCCCCGAATATGTCTCGGCCCGCCTGCCGCTGCCGCTGGCGGCCGGCTACACCTACATGCGCTGGTTCCACAAGCCGTCGGGCCGCCTGATGGTGGCCACGCCGACCATGCGCGACGAGCTGGCCAAGCACGGCTTCCGCAACCTCTCGCCGTGGTCGCGGGGCGTCGACACCGACATCTTCAAGCCGCGCGAAGAGGGCGCGCCCGACCCGTTCGAAGGCCTGGCCCGCCCGATCTTCCTCAATGTCGGCCGCGTGGCCGTCGAGAAGAACATCGAGGCCTTCGCCAGCCTGGATCTGCCGGGCACCAAGGTCGTCATCGGCGACGGGCCCCAGCGCGAGGAGCTGGCCGAGAAATATCCCGAGGTGAAGTTCCTGGGCGCCAAGTTCGGCGACGAGCTGGGCCGCTACTTCGGCGCGGCGGACGTCTTCTGCTTCCCGTCCCTGACCGACACCTTCGGCCTGGTGATCCTGGAGGCCATGGCCGCCGGCGTGCCGGTGGCGGCCTTCTCGGCGCCCGGCCCCGTCGACATCATTCCCGGCTCCAACGCCGGCGTCCTGGCCCCCGGCCAGACCGATGGCCTCAAGGAAGCCTGCCTGGCCTGCCTGGACCTCGATCGCGTCGTGGTCCGCAAGTTCGCCGAGAAGTTCTCGTGGCGCGCCTGCGCCGAGGAGTTCTTCCGCAACCTGCAGCCCTACCCCGAACCGGAAAAGACCCGCTTCTGGCGGCGGCTGCGGCGACTGGCGCGCCTGCGAAAGAAGGCGGCGGCCTAA
- a CDS encoding DUF6356 family protein → MDLSFTRHPQSVGESYGEHMGVAWSFGFTLIGAGLACLVHGLLPFAFERTGSKTVRRLNDRLSSRCAQADAQLADAHFGETVRG, encoded by the coding sequence ATGGACCTGTCGTTCACCCGTCACCCGCAGTCCGTCGGCGAGAGCTATGGCGAGCACATGGGCGTGGCCTGGAGCTTCGGCTTCACCCTGATCGGCGCAGGCCTGGCGTGCCTGGTCCACGGCCTTCTGCCCTTCGCCTTCGAGCGCACCGGCAGCAAGACGGTCCGCCGTCTCAACGATCGTCTCTCTAGCCGCTGCGCCCAAGCCGACGCCCAATTGGCGGACGCCCATTTCGGCGAGACCGTGCGCGGATGA
- a CDS encoding substrate-binding domain-containing protein codes for MKKLLSCAAAAVALSGLAAAPAHAARDYVWAAGSSTVFPFATRTAENFAKKSGKKAPKVESLGTGGGIKLFCSGTGEGFPDIANASRPMKKAEFDACAAKGVKDIIQIKIGFDGIVIATDKDGADYNFKTENLYMGLSKTVLKGGQFIANPNKTWDDVAGGLPGNRIQVYGPPPTSGTRDAFVELAIEAGARKYPTLDAIRSDNEKKFKGLVDPLRNDGWIDAGENDNAIVGTLTKTPGSVGVFGWSYLEENMDKIKGASVNGVKPSAQTISDGSYPLSRTLFIYVKKANIGVTPGLEEFLKEFTSDAATGRGGYLQGRGLIPLPPGQHDAQKGVVNGKTTMGRPAA; via the coding sequence ATGAAGAAGCTCCTGTCCTGCGCGGCCGCCGCCGTCGCCCTCTCGGGCCTGGCCGCCGCCCCCGCCCATGCCGCCCGCGACTACGTCTGGGCCGCTGGCTCCTCGACCGTGTTCCCGTTCGCCACCCGCACCGCCGAGAACTTCGCCAAGAAGTCGGGCAAGAAGGCTCCGAAGGTCGAAAGCCTCGGCACCGGCGGCGGCATCAAGCTGTTCTGCTCGGGCACGGGCGAAGGCTTCCCCGACATCGCCAACGCCTCGCGTCCGATGAAGAAGGCCGAGTTCGACGCCTGCGCCGCCAAGGGCGTCAAGGACATCATCCAGATCAAGATCGGCTTCGACGGCATCGTCATCGCCACCGACAAGGACGGCGCCGACTACAACTTCAAGACCGAGAACCTCTACATGGGTCTCTCGAAGACGGTCCTGAAGGGCGGCCAGTTCATCGCCAACCCGAACAAGACCTGGGACGACGTGGCCGGCGGCCTGCCCGGCAACCGCATCCAGGTCTACGGCCCGCCGCCGACCTCGGGCACCCGCGACGCCTTCGTGGAACTGGCCATCGAGGCCGGGGCCCGCAAGTATCCGACCCTGGACGCCATCCGCTCGGACAACGAGAAGAAGTTCAAGGGCCTGGTCGACCCGCTGCGCAACGACGGCTGGATCGACGCCGGCGAGAACGACAACGCCATCGTCGGCACCCTGACCAAGACCCCGGGCTCGGTCGGCGTCTTCGGCTGGTCGTACCTCGAAGAGAACATGGACAAGATCAAGGGCGCCTCGGTCAACGGCGTGAAGCCCTCGGCCCAGACGATCTCGGACGGCAGCTATCCGCTGTCGCGCACCCTCTTCATCTACGTGAAGAAGGCCAATATCGGCGTCACGCCGGGCCTGGAAGAGTTCCTGAAGGAGTTCACCTCCGACGCCGCCACCGGTCGCGGCGGCTACCTGCAGGGCCGCGGCCTGATCCCGCTGCCCCCCGGCCAGCACGACGCCCAGAAGGGCGTGGTCAACGGCAAGACCACGATGGGCCGTCCGGCCGCCTAA
- a CDS encoding OprO/OprP family phosphate-selective porin: MSSKTSLVAGSALGVALALGLGVAAQAQDMSYKWSGAPQFSNDDVSFKFRGRILVDYVNQDVSRDGPGGDFKTSNWRGRQVFLGVEGKLNNYFAYKAEGGWVNGGAASWDDVVIEYKPNEQVSLLFGNIKAAGLENLTSTRFITFMDRGPYGDFGVDSYLVSAVAKYQGFNYSATFAVQGNSINTADVANAGADSKERFGLTARGHWAPVNTDANKLHLGLSYRYRNRGDESAFAYTGRTTTAYTNGTTFYTTGGIGNRDKTLAAEAMFIHGPLSVQGEYSNIDVTRLGGPAVGKDPKIKVGYAFVSFWPTGETRNYDPAAGEVKRPKILNPVTAGGMGGVELALRYDYADLGDAYDTLNVKPATSQAGKYTGWTLGLNYYPTSYVRFQANYTDGKSDNIGLNQDYDVKQFQLRAQLDF, from the coding sequence ATGAGCAGCAAGACCTCGCTGGTCGCCGGTTCGGCGCTGGGCGTCGCGCTCGCCCTCGGCCTGGGCGTCGCGGCCCAAGCCCAGGACATGAGCTACAAGTGGAGCGGCGCTCCGCAGTTCAGCAATGACGACGTGTCGTTCAAGTTCCGTGGCCGGATCCTGGTGGACTACGTCAATCAGGACGTCAGCCGCGATGGCCCCGGCGGCGACTTCAAGACCAGCAACTGGCGCGGTCGCCAGGTGTTCCTGGGCGTCGAGGGCAAGCTGAACAACTACTTCGCCTACAAGGCCGAAGGCGGCTGGGTGAACGGCGGCGCGGCCTCATGGGACGACGTGGTCATCGAGTACAAGCCGAACGAACAAGTCTCGCTGCTGTTCGGGAACATCAAGGCCGCCGGCCTGGAAAACCTGACCTCGACCCGCTTCATCACCTTCATGGACCGTGGTCCGTACGGTGACTTCGGCGTCGACAGCTATCTGGTCAGCGCCGTGGCCAAGTACCAGGGCTTCAACTACTCGGCGACCTTCGCCGTGCAGGGCAACAGCATCAACACCGCCGACGTCGCCAACGCCGGCGCCGACTCCAAGGAGCGCTTCGGCCTGACGGCGCGCGGTCACTGGGCGCCGGTCAACACCGACGCCAACAAGCTCCACCTGGGTCTGTCGTACCGCTACCGCAACCGCGGCGACGAAAGCGCCTTCGCCTATACCGGCCGCACGACGACCGCCTACACGAACGGCACGACGTTCTACACCACGGGGGGCATCGGCAACCGCGACAAGACCCTGGCCGCCGAGGCCATGTTCATCCACGGCCCGCTGTCGGTCCAAGGCGAATATTCGAACATCGACGTGACCCGTCTGGGCGGTCCCGCCGTCGGCAAGGACCCGAAGATTAAGGTCGGCTACGCCTTCGTCAGCTTCTGGCCGACGGGCGAGACGCGCAACTACGACCCGGCCGCCGGTGAAGTGAAGCGTCCGAAGATCCTGAACCCGGTCACGGCCGGCGGCATGGGCGGCGTCGAACTGGCCCTGCGCTACGACTACGCCGACCTGGGCGACGCCTACGACACGCTGAACGTCAAGCCGGCGACCTCGCAGGCCGGCAAGTACACCGGCTGGACCCTGGGCCTGAACTACTACCCGACCTCGTATGTCCGCTTCCAGGCCAACTACACGGACGGCAAGTCCGACAACATCGGCCTGAACCAGGACTACGACGTCAAGCAGTTCCAGCTGCGCGCCCAGCTGGACTTCTAA
- a CDS encoding cupin-like domain-containing protein, whose amino-acid sequence MTATPIVEMTAVDADRFHDEIVPAAQPVVFRGLVAHWPAVAAARQGDDALFAYLSRFDRQEPVGTLIAPPEAGGRFFYNDDLSGFNFQGGRARLSKSFDFLLANREADRPATLAAQSIPADTHLPGFSAENASPLLAPEIEPLLWLGSRVIVAAHQDPYENLACVVAGRRRFTLFPPQAVADLYIGPFEKTPGGPPISLVSFDDPDLEKHPRFAQALAVAQAVELAPGDALYIPYLWWHHVRSLEPVNLLTNYWWASEPAGRGQAMDAFLHAVMALRALPAHQRAAWKSIFDHYVFGDPDAATAHLPEQVHGMLGQLPEDDARKIRDVLGRKLSS is encoded by the coding sequence ATGACCGCGACGCCCATTGTCGAGATGACCGCGGTCGACGCCGACCGCTTCCACGACGAGATCGTGCCCGCCGCCCAACCGGTAGTGTTCCGGGGCCTGGTCGCGCACTGGCCCGCCGTCGCGGCCGCGCGCCAGGGCGACGACGCCCTGTTCGCCTATCTCTCGCGCTTCGACCGCCAGGAGCCCGTCGGGACCCTGATCGCCCCGCCCGAGGCCGGCGGCCGGTTCTTCTACAACGACGACCTCTCGGGCTTCAATTTCCAGGGCGGCCGCGCGCGGCTTTCGAAGAGCTTCGACTTCCTGCTGGCCAATCGCGAGGCCGACCGACCGGCGACCCTGGCCGCCCAGTCGATCCCGGCCGACACGCATCTGCCCGGCTTCAGCGCCGAGAACGCCTCGCCGCTGCTGGCGCCCGAGATCGAGCCGCTGCTGTGGCTGGGCAGCCGGGTGATCGTCGCCGCGCACCAGGACCCGTACGAGAACCTGGCCTGCGTGGTCGCCGGCCGCCGCCGCTTCACCCTGTTCCCGCCGCAAGCGGTCGCCGACCTCTATATCGGCCCTTTCGAGAAGACCCCCGGCGGCCCGCCGATCAGCCTGGTCTCGTTCGACGATCCCGACCTGGAGAAGCACCCGCGCTTCGCCCAGGCGCTGGCGGTGGCCCAGGCCGTCGAGCTGGCGCCCGGCGACGCCCTCTACATCCCGTATCTGTGGTGGCACCACGTGCGTTCGCTGGAGCCGGTGAACCTCTTGACCAACTACTGGTGGGCCAGCGAGCCGGCTGGGCGCGGCCAGGCCATGGACGCCTTCCTGCACGCGGTCATGGCCCTGCGCGCCCTGCCCGCCCACCAGCGGGCCGCCTGGAAGAGCATCTTCGACCACTATGTGTTCGGTGATCCGGACGCGGCCACGGCGCACCTGCCGGAGCAGGTTCACGGCATGCTGGGCCAGCTTCCCGAGGACGACGCCCGGAAGATCCGCGACGTGCTGGGCCGCAAGCTCTCCAGCTAG
- a CDS encoding hemolysin family protein, with protein sequence MILVALAVVFLLVLLNGVFSMSELAVVSARKARLQGFAERGDKGAKLALDMAEHPTRFLSAVQVGITLIGIFAGAYGQATIASALDHWLEGFPPIAKYSEIIATAVVVVGLTYVSVILGELVPKRLALMFPDVIARRMAPFLAVVATVLRPFVTLLTVSTAAVLKLMGVRDERNSGITSEEVETVLAEGADAGLIEPEERAMINEVLRLGDRPVRVAMTPRRDLFWVSLADSPETVLKEIRASAHSRILVATEDDLDGDIGVVLKKDLLDACLSSEPLDLKAHVQQPVAIPETMSLLKALAVFKQTSLHMALVVDEFGSLQGAITPLDLLEMIAGDFPEDHDDDEKRIIRRDDGTWLIDARLDIQELNDHLGENFEADGGYHTVAGLILDRLGRIPEEGEHVTIGAFDLEIVDMDSSRIDKVILKPCKRKKGEAEG encoded by the coding sequence ATGATTCTCGTCGCGCTCGCCGTCGTCTTCCTCCTCGTTCTGCTGAACGGGGTCTTCTCCATGTCCGAACTGGCCGTCGTCTCGGCCCGCAAGGCTCGTCTGCAAGGCTTCGCCGAGCGGGGCGACAAGGGGGCGAAGCTGGCCCTCGACATGGCCGAGCACCCGACCCGTTTCCTGTCCGCCGTCCAGGTCGGCATCACCCTGATCGGCATCTTCGCCGGCGCCTACGGCCAGGCGACTATCGCCTCGGCCCTGGATCATTGGCTGGAGGGCTTCCCGCCGATCGCCAAATATTCCGAGATCATCGCCACCGCCGTCGTCGTCGTCGGCCTGACCTATGTCTCGGTGATCCTCGGCGAACTGGTGCCTAAGCGCCTGGCCCTGATGTTCCCGGACGTCATCGCCCGCCGCATGGCGCCGTTCCTGGCCGTGGTGGCCACGGTGCTGCGCCCGTTCGTGACCCTGCTGACCGTCTCGACCGCCGCCGTGCTGAAGCTGATGGGCGTGCGTGACGAGCGCAACAGTGGCATCACCTCCGAGGAGGTCGAGACCGTCCTGGCCGAAGGCGCCGACGCGGGCCTGATCGAGCCCGAGGAGCGGGCGATGATCAATGAGGTCCTGCGCCTGGGCGATCGCCCGGTCCGTGTGGCCATGACCCCGCGTCGCGACCTCTTCTGGGTGTCGCTGGCCGACAGCCCCGAGACCGTGCTCAAGGAAATCCGCGCCAGCGCCCACTCGCGCATCCTGGTCGCCACCGAGGATGATTTGGACGGCGACATCGGCGTGGTCCTCAAGAAGGACCTGCTGGACGCCTGCCTGAGCAGCGAGCCCCTGGACCTCAAGGCCCACGTGCAGCAGCCCGTGGCCATTCCTGAGACCATGTCGCTGCTCAAGGCCCTGGCGGTCTTCAAGCAGACCAGCCTGCACATGGCTCTGGTCGTCGACGAGTTCGGCTCGCTGCAGGGCGCGATCACGCCTCTGGACCTGCTGGAGATGATCGCCGGCGACTTCCCGGAAGACCACGACGACGACGAGAAGCGCATCATTCGTCGCGACGACGGCACCTGGCTGATCGACGCCCGCCTCGACATCCAGGAGCTGAACGATCACCTGGGTGAGAACTTCGAGGCCGACGGCGGCTACCACACGGTGGCCGGCCTGATCCTGGACCGCCTGGGCCGCATCCCCGAGGAAGGCGAACACGTCACCATCGGCGCCTTCGACCTGGAAATCGTCGACATGGACAGCTCGCGGATCGACAAGGTCATCCTCAAGCCCTGCAAGCGGAAGAAGGGCGAGGCGGAGGGGTAG
- a CDS encoding TetR/AcrR family transcriptional regulator — protein MDAARLAKDTPKSQKTRARILDQAMRLIAEIGYHAATNPAIADAAGLTRGAMLYHFPTREALVEAAVAHIQAERSTLFRAAADSLPPGADVTEHAIDSYWDLLQSTPFQAFAELEAAGRTDPAIHALLAPAQAEFDRAQAGDHFLKILHAGAGPRFQASRDLARFMLEGLARSTLTYDKDGRKERLLAVIKRATHMLNRKGDIQDLWPE, from the coding sequence ATGGACGCCGCCCGCCTCGCCAAGGACACCCCGAAGTCGCAGAAGACCCGTGCGCGGATTCTGGACCAGGCCATGCGTCTGATCGCCGAGATCGGCTATCACGCGGCCACCAACCCGGCGATCGCCGACGCTGCCGGCCTGACGCGCGGGGCGATGCTGTACCACTTCCCCACCCGCGAAGCCCTGGTCGAGGCCGCCGTGGCCCACATCCAGGCCGAGCGCTCGACCCTGTTCCGCGCCGCCGCCGACAGCCTGCCGCCGGGCGCCGACGTCACCGAGCACGCGATCGACAGCTACTGGGACCTGCTGCAGTCGACGCCGTTCCAGGCCTTCGCCGAGCTGGAGGCCGCCGGCCGCACCGACCCGGCCATCCACGCCCTGCTGGCCCCGGCCCAGGCCGAGTTCGACCGCGCCCAGGCCGGCGACCACTTCCTGAAGATCCTGCACGCCGGCGCGGGCCCCCGCTTCCAGGCCAGCCGCGACCTCGCCCGTTTCATGCTGGAAGGCCTGGCCCGCTCGACCCTGACCTACGACAAGGACGGCCGCAAGGAGCGCCTGCTGGCCGTCATCAAGCGCGCCACCCACATGCTGAACCGCAAGGGCGACATCCAGGACCTCTGGCCGGAATAG
- a CDS encoding UDP-2,3-diacylglucosamine diphosphatase encodes MSADVAVRRYRSIFISDLHLGTRGCQAELLLDFIRHVECDKLYLVGDIIDGWKLRSGWFWPQAHNDVVQKILRMARKGTEVIYVPGNHDDRIRDFCGVHFGGVIVARDVIHEAADGKRYLVVHGDEFDGIVQHAKWLAFLGDWSYRTILMLNTLVNRLRRRLGFGYWSLSAYLKVKVKNALQFIENFEAAVADEARRRGVDGVICGHIHKAEMRDIDGIRYINDGDWVESCTALAEHADGRLEILEWAKLRSWSVIDRARSVALPASDSADEPLPEPAAA; translated from the coding sequence ATGAGCGCCGACGTCGCCGTCCGCCGCTACCGCTCCATCTTCATCAGCGACCTGCACCTGGGCACGCGAGGGTGCCAGGCAGAGCTGCTGCTGGACTTCATCCGCCATGTCGAGTGCGACAAGCTCTACCTGGTCGGCGACATCATCGACGGCTGGAAGCTGCGCAGCGGCTGGTTCTGGCCCCAGGCCCACAACGACGTGGTGCAGAAGATCCTGCGCATGGCCCGCAAGGGCACCGAGGTGATCTATGTCCCCGGCAACCACGACGACCGGATCCGCGACTTCTGCGGCGTCCACTTCGGCGGGGTGATCGTGGCCCGCGACGTCATCCACGAGGCGGCCGACGGCAAGCGCTACCTGGTCGTCCACGGCGACGAGTTCGACGGCATCGTCCAGCACGCCAAGTGGCTCGCCTTCCTCGGGGATTGGTCCTATAGAACCATCCTCATGCTGAACACTCTGGTGAATCGCCTTCGGCGTCGCCTGGGGTTCGGCTATTGGAGTCTCTCGGCCTATCTGAAGGTCAAGGTGAAGAACGCGTTGCAGTTCATCGAGAACTTCGAGGCCGCCGTGGCCGACGAAGCTCGACGTCGGGGGGTGGACGGCGTGATCTGTGGTCACATCCACAAGGCCGAGATGCGCGACATCGACGGCATCCGCTACATCAACGACGGCGACTGGGTCGAAAGCTGCACGGCCCTGGCCGAGCACGCCGATGGTCGCCTCGAGATTCTGGAGTGGGCCAAGCTGCGTTCGTGGTCGGTGATCGACCGCGCCCGTTCGGTCGCCCTTCCGGCCAGCGACTCCGCCGACGAGCCTCTGCCGGAGCCGGCCGCCGCCTGA
- a CDS encoding pyridoxal phosphate-dependent aminotransferase, translated as MDATRRGLLIGGAALAPSLALAAETSVDPTAPPAIRAHLGVTENPFGPAPAARKAAAKALEEAPYYGWELEPPLVRLIAQHDGLKPEQVGLCNGSLEALSLLSTAFAKTGPVVSAQPSYATPLLYAERQGAKLEWVPLATDQQIDLPGLVERAKATNAGAVYVCNPNNPTGLLLDADALRAFCVEVAKTRPVIVDEAYIEISPDPARNSMMDLVRAGHDVIVARTFSKVYGMAGLRVGFIAARPDRVRTLKSMIPTHKGRPGLAAAAACYGDPAYLAGAKAYLEGCRKKIYAICEANGLKYIPSYGTYVFVDCGKPNLAFQKTLASLGVEVRVFDSPAHPTWIRVGTASPAELDYFAEVLPRALKA; from the coding sequence ATGGACGCGACGCGGCGTGGACTTCTGATCGGCGGCGCGGCGCTCGCGCCAAGCCTAGCCCTGGCGGCCGAGACCTCCGTCGACCCGACCGCCCCGCCGGCGATCCGCGCCCATCTGGGCGTCACCGAGAATCCGTTCGGCCCCGCCCCCGCCGCCCGCAAGGCCGCCGCCAAGGCGTTGGAGGAAGCGCCCTATTACGGCTGGGAGCTGGAGCCGCCGCTGGTCAGGCTGATCGCCCAGCACGATGGCCTCAAGCCCGAACAGGTCGGCCTGTGCAACGGCTCGCTGGAGGCGCTGTCGCTGCTGTCGACGGCGTTCGCCAAGACCGGTCCGGTCGTCTCGGCCCAGCCCAGCTACGCCACGCCCCTGCTCTATGCCGAACGCCAGGGCGCCAAATTGGAATGGGTCCCGCTGGCGACCGACCAGCAGATCGATCTGCCGGGCCTGGTCGAGCGCGCCAAGGCGACGAACGCCGGCGCCGTCTATGTCTGCAACCCCAACAATCCGACGGGCCTGCTGCTGGACGCCGACGCCTTGCGCGCCTTCTGTGTCGAGGTCGCCAAGACCCGGCCGGTGATCGTCGACGAGGCCTATATCGAGATCAGCCCCGATCCCGCGCGCAACTCGATGATGGACCTGGTTCGCGCCGGCCACGACGTGATCGTCGCCCGCACCTTCTCCAAGGTCTACGGCATGGCCGGCCTTCGGGTCGGCTTCATCGCCGCTCGTCCCGACCGGGTGAGGACGCTGAAGAGCATGATCCCAACCCACAAGGGCAGGCCGGGCCTGGCGGCGGCCGCCGCCTGCTACGGCGACCCGGCCTATCTGGCCGGCGCCAAGGCCTATCTGGAAGGCTGCCGCAAGAAGATCTACGCGATCTGCGAGGCCAACGGCCTGAAGTACATTCCCTCGTACGGCACCTATGTCTTCGTCGACTGCGGCAAGCCCAACCTGGCCTTCCAGAAGACCCTGGCGAGCCTGGGCGTCGAGGTGCGAGTGTTCGACAGCCCCGCCCATCCGACCTGGATCCGCGTCGGCACCGCCAGTCCGGCTGAGCTGGACTACTTCGCCGAGGTGTTGCCCAGGGCGCTCAAGGCCTAG
- a CDS encoding Lrp/AsnC family transcriptional regulator — translation MIDLDQVDRRILAILQEDATVAIADIAERVGLTQTPCWKRVKRLQDAGVITARVALLDREALDLGLTVFVAVKTGRHDEDWLTTFAAGAKALPEVIEFYRMSGDVDYLLKVVVRDIAAYDRFYKRLIATAPLTDVSSSFAMEQIKFTTALPICPT, via the coding sequence ATGATTGATCTCGATCAAGTCGATAGGCGCATACTGGCAATTCTCCAAGAAGACGCCACTGTCGCGATCGCCGACATCGCCGAGCGCGTCGGCCTGACCCAGACCCCGTGCTGGAAGCGCGTGAAGCGCCTGCAGGACGCCGGTGTCATCACCGCCCGCGTCGCCCTGCTGGACCGCGAAGCCCTGGACCTGGGCCTGACCGTCTTCGTGGCCGTGAAGACCGGCCGCCACGACGAGGACTGGCTGACCACCTTCGCGGCCGGCGCCAAGGCGCTGCCCGAGGTCATCGAGTTCTACCGGATGAGCGGCGACGTCGATTACCTGCTGAAGGTCGTGGTCCGCGACATCGCCGCCTATGACCGCTTCTACAAGCGGCTGATCGCCACCGCGCCGCTCACCGACGTGTCGTCCAGCTTCGCGATGGAGCAGATCAAGTTCACGACGGCGCTTCCGATCTGTCCCACCTGA
- the phnE gene encoding phosphonate ABC transporter, permease protein PhnE — protein MSETLSAAPPPAPPKRSSTALAFDVLIWGGVAMLLIVSFKPAEIDKFPQLFSEAGRMREFAEGFFSPFTDPKAFMAADWGLYVGKMWQTIQMALWGTFLAIIVAIPLGLLGARNITPVWVQQPVRRVLDLIRSIPDLVVALIFITAVGLGPFAGVMALTFNTGGVLAKLFAEAVESIDKGPVEGVRATGAGKLQEVVWGVIPQVAPLWTSYALYRFESSSRSATVLGLIGAGGVGQVLLDSVNAFQYDQTGCIVLVIVVAVSLIDLLSQIIRTRLL, from the coding sequence ATGAGCGAGACCCTTTCGGCCGCGCCCCCTCCTGCTCCGCCCAAGCGCTCGAGCACGGCGCTGGCCTTCGACGTCCTGATCTGGGGCGGCGTGGCCATGCTGCTGATCGTCAGCTTCAAGCCGGCCGAGATCGACAAGTTCCCGCAGCTGTTCTCGGAAGCCGGGCGGATGCGGGAGTTCGCGGAAGGCTTCTTCTCGCCGTTCACCGATCCCAAGGCGTTCATGGCCGCCGACTGGGGGCTCTATGTCGGCAAGATGTGGCAGACCATCCAGATGGCGCTGTGGGGCACGTTCCTGGCCATCATCGTCGCCATCCCGCTGGGCCTGCTGGGCGCGCGCAACATCACGCCGGTCTGGGTGCAGCAGCCGGTGCGCCGGGTGCTGGACCTGATCCGCTCGATCCCCGACCTGGTCGTGGCGCTGATCTTCATCACCGCCGTCGGCCTGGGCCCCTTCGCCGGGGTCATGGCCTTGACGTTCAACACCGGCGGCGTGCTGGCCAAGCTGTTCGCCGAGGCCGTCGAGTCGATCGACAAGGGGCCGGTCGAGGGCGTGCGCGCCACGGGCGCCGGCAAGCTGCAGGAAGTCGTCTGGGGCGTGATCCCGCAGGTGGCCCCGCTGTGGACCAGCTACGCCCTCTACCGCTTCGAATCGTCCAGCCGCTCGGCGACCGTCCTGGGTCTGATCGGGGCCGGCGGCGTCGGCCAGGTGCTGCTCGATTCCGTCAACGCGTTCCAATACGACCAGACCGGCTGCATCGTGCTGGTCATCGTGGTCGCCGTGTCGCTGATCGACCTGCTGTCGCAGATCATCCGTACGCGCCTGCTCTAG